In Flavobacterium sp. CBA20B-1, the following are encoded in one genomic region:
- a CDS encoding DUF3347 domain-containing protein yields the protein MKSLSKIVMVIAVLLSSINSFAQIKNAKTETVKIYGNCGICKTTIEKAGNVKKVASVDWNKDTKMATLTYDGNKTNQDEILKRIALAGYDSEKFRAPDDVYAKLAGCCQYDRPLKTVAKNKETGMDMNSGHSNHNHSEMTAQGNKDATQNQSQLKPVFDSYFSVKDALIKTDAATASAKAAELSASIKAVDMSKLSAEEHTVWMKVMQDLAAKAESISKSKDVAKQRNDFATLSGNIYALAKVSKQDAPVYYQHCPMYNGGANWLSKENAIKNPYYGAQMLTCGSTVETIKQ from the coding sequence ATGAAATCATTATCAAAAATAGTGATGGTAATCGCTGTATTACTATCATCAATAAACAGCTTCGCACAGATAAAAAATGCGAAAACAGAAACCGTAAAAATTTATGGTAATTGTGGTATATGCAAAACCACTATCGAAAAAGCAGGTAACGTAAAAAAGGTAGCCAGTGTGGATTGGAACAAAGATACCAAGATGGCTACGCTCACTTATGACGGCAACAAAACAAATCAGGACGAAATCCTAAAACGTATCGCTTTGGCTGGTTATGACAGTGAGAAGTTCCGTGCGCCGGATGATGTATATGCGAAACTGGCTGGCTGCTGCCAGTATGATAGACCTTTAAAGACTGTTGCCAAAAACAAAGAAACAGGAATGGATATGAACTCCGGACATAGCAATCACAACCATAGTGAAATGACAGCACAAGGTAACAAGGATGCAACTCAAAATCAATCACAGTTAAAACCTGTATTTGACAGCTACTTTTCGGTTAAAGATGCTTTGATAAAAACAGATGCGGCAACCGCATCCGCTAAAGCTGCTGAATTGTCTGCATCTATTAAAGCAGTTGATATGAGTAAGCTATCGGCAGAAGAGCATACTGTTTGGATGAAAGTAATGCAAGACTTAGCAGCTAAGGCAGAAAGTATTTCAAAATCAAAAGATGTTGCAAAACAGAGAAATGATTTTGCTACACTCTCGGGCAATATCTACGCTCTGGCTAAAGTATCCAAGCAGGATGCCCCCGTTTATTACCAACATTGTCCTATGTACAATGGCGGGGCAAACTGGTTAAGCAAAGAGAATGCAATTAAAAATCCGTATTACGGCGCACAAATGCTTACCTGTGGCAGTACTGTTGAAACCATCAAACAATAA
- a CDS encoding DUF6660 family protein, translated as MKVFSSILALFMMALFLMPCADMYEKEVFNNQEYSTEITHQDTHDHTESDLCTPFCLCGCCGVVSGVVLQWNVFNIGKIKTFNLSKPKVYYKSTFISRYLGEIWQPPKVNA; from the coding sequence ATGAAAGTCTTTTCTTCCATACTGGCACTTTTTATGATGGCGTTATTTCTAATGCCGTGTGCCGATATGTATGAAAAAGAGGTATTTAATAACCAGGAATATTCTACTGAAATAACACATCAGGATACTCACGACCATACAGAGAGCGACTTATGTACACCTTTTTGTTTATGCGGTTGTTGTGGAGTAGTTTCCGGAGTAGTTCTTCAATGGAACGTTTTTAATATAGGTAAGATAAAGACCTTTAATTTATCTAAGCCAAAAGTTTATTATAAATCTACCTTTATATCCCGCTATCTGGGGGAAATTTGGCAACCGCCAAAGGTTAATGCTTAA
- a CDS encoding CusA/CzcA family heavy metal efflux RND transporter, which produces MLDNIIKFSIKNKFIIGLMTLFLIIWGVWSAKQIPIDAQPDITNNQVQIITLSPTLAGQEVEQLVTFPVEQSIVNLPKVEEIRSVSRFGLSVVTVVFQDNVDIYFARQLVSQQLKEAQDQIPDGIGTPELAPVSTGLGEVYQYILHPKEGSEDKYSAMDLRTMQDWIVARQLYGTPGIAEVNSFGGLLKQYEVSIDPNRIKAMDVSISDIFTALENNNQNTGGAYIDKKPNAYFIRGIGLVTSLEDVGNIVVKNTGTVPVFIKDVAEVKFGNATRYGAMTYNGEVDAVGGIVMMLKGENTATVVKNIKEKIPVIQQSLPEDVVIEPYLDRMNLVDRAISTVEKNLIEGALIVIFVLIIFLGNFRAGLIVASAIPLSMLFALGMMRLFGVSANLMSMGAIDFGLIVDGSLIVVEATMHHLGLRKSTQKLTQTEMDEEVYESARKIRTSAAFGEIIILIVYIPILTLVGIEGKMFTPMAQTVSFAILGALILSFTYIPMMSALCLSKKPITKRNFSDKMMDYLQGVYKPLLEKAIRIKYVVIAIAVGLFTISLFLFSRMGGEFLPKLGEGDFAFHCILPQGTSLSQSVETSMQASKIIKEFDEVKMVVGKTGAAEVPTDPMPPEATDLMIILKPQDEWKTKKSYDELSNEMMEKLEVIPGVFFEANQPIQMRFNELMTGIRQDVAVKIFGEDLDSLLVYANKANAIIQTVEGATAPQVERVAGLPQINIEYDRTRIANYGLNVQEINDIVSTAFAGKSAGVIYENERRFDLVVRLDEAHRSSIEDVSNLFIPLPNGDQIPLSQVANIDYKLGPAQISREGGKRRIYVGFNVQGRDVASVVNEIQDKLAEQIKLPTGYYFTYGGQFENLQKATDRLLIAVPIALLLIFILLYFTFHSFKEAVLVYTAIPMSAIGGVFALLLRDMPFSISAGVGFIALFGVAVLNGIVLIATFNRLEKEGWNEIIPRIIEGAKTRLRPVLMTASVASLGFLPMALSTSAGAEVQKPLATVVIGGLISATALTLFVLPLLYLVFMRNQKPPKNSKTKAIAPVLLLFVFLGFSQNGKAQTPMSVDRAIEVAVETNPQLRSKNMDIQSAQSLSKTAYELPKTDVNFQYGNNEGFEYNDGFQISQTIPFPTLFGVKKSLVKEQVKGQEWSKALTENELKKQVRTYYYQLEYLEHNASVLKHLDSIYADFIRVAELRYKTGDIGRIEVSTAVTKQGEINILLQQNEVFRQNAYQSLKNLMQTQEDFAIEPKSDYVPLLLTSFIDSSAIENHPSIQLLYQEAKIAEQNKKLERANSLPDFTFGYNNISLIGMHSKNGVEQFYGRGQRFSFVDVGITIPIFTTTKAKIRSLDYQKQSLELNAQWQQEQLKTELANALKQYEQNVAQFTYFKEQALPNADEIINAAKLGYSTGDISYVEYLFALQTTTDIQLNYLKSIQQINEAVTLIHSLISK; this is translated from the coding sequence GTGTTAGATAATATTATAAAATTCTCTATAAAGAATAAGTTCATTATAGGATTGATGACCTTGTTTCTCATCATTTGGGGGGTATGGAGTGCCAAGCAAATCCCCATTGATGCCCAACCTGACATTACAAACAATCAGGTTCAGATTATTACCCTGTCGCCTACATTGGCAGGACAAGAAGTAGAACAATTAGTAACATTTCCCGTAGAGCAAAGTATCGTTAATCTTCCAAAAGTAGAAGAGATAAGAAGTGTTTCAAGATTTGGATTATCTGTTGTAACCGTTGTCTTTCAAGATAATGTCGATATTTATTTTGCACGACAGTTAGTAAGCCAACAGCTGAAAGAAGCACAAGACCAGATACCTGACGGGATTGGAACACCTGAACTTGCTCCTGTCAGTACAGGTCTTGGCGAAGTGTACCAATATATTCTTCATCCCAAAGAAGGCAGTGAAGACAAATATTCCGCAATGGATTTGCGGACAATGCAGGACTGGATTGTTGCCAGACAACTTTACGGTACTCCGGGAATTGCAGAAGTCAATAGTTTCGGTGGTTTGCTTAAACAGTACGAAGTTTCTATCGACCCAAACCGCATCAAGGCAATGGACGTTAGTATTTCCGATATTTTTACCGCCCTCGAAAACAACAACCAAAATACCGGAGGTGCATATATCGATAAGAAGCCCAATGCTTACTTTATTCGCGGGATTGGTCTGGTTACTTCATTGGAAGATGTAGGAAATATCGTCGTTAAAAATACAGGGACTGTTCCTGTATTCATCAAAGATGTAGCTGAAGTGAAATTCGGGAACGCTACCCGATACGGTGCAATGACCTATAACGGCGAGGTAGATGCTGTGGGAGGTATTGTGATGATGCTCAAGGGAGAAAACACTGCCACTGTCGTAAAAAACATCAAAGAAAAAATACCGGTTATCCAACAATCCCTGCCCGAAGATGTGGTCATAGAACCCTATTTGGATAGAATGAATTTGGTAGATAGAGCCATAAGTACTGTCGAAAAAAACCTTATTGAAGGAGCTTTAATCGTAATATTTGTATTAATTATTTTCTTAGGGAATTTCAGGGCTGGTTTAATCGTAGCGTCCGCCATACCGTTATCAATGCTTTTTGCATTGGGAATGATGCGGCTATTTGGTGTGAGTGCCAATTTGATGAGTATGGGGGCTATTGATTTCGGATTGATAGTGGACGGTTCCCTGATAGTCGTTGAGGCGACAATGCACCATTTGGGCTTACGGAAATCCACACAGAAACTTACGCAGACAGAAATGGACGAGGAGGTGTATGAATCTGCAAGAAAAATCCGTACAAGTGCGGCGTTTGGAGAAATTATTATCCTTATCGTGTATATCCCTATCCTTACTTTGGTCGGTATAGAGGGGAAAATGTTTACGCCAATGGCACAGACCGTAAGTTTTGCCATATTGGGAGCACTGATTTTGTCCTTTACCTATATCCCGATGATGAGTGCCTTGTGTCTGTCTAAGAAACCGATTACCAAAAGGAATTTTTCAGACAAAATGATGGACTATCTGCAAGGTGTTTATAAGCCTTTGTTAGAAAAAGCCATTCGGATAAAATATGTGGTTATTGCGATTGCCGTTGGACTTTTTACAATCAGCCTATTCCTTTTTTCACGGATGGGCGGAGAGTTCCTGCCAAAATTGGGCGAGGGCGATTTTGCTTTCCACTGTATCCTCCCACAGGGAACATCGTTAAGCCAAAGCGTGGAAACCTCTATGCAGGCATCTAAAATAATCAAGGAATTTGACGAAGTAAAAATGGTCGTAGGCAAGACAGGTGCTGCCGAAGTACCGACCGACCCGATGCCTCCCGAAGCGACCGACCTGATGATTATCCTAAAACCGCAGGACGAATGGAAAACAAAAAAATCCTATGACGAGCTTTCCAATGAAATGATGGAGAAACTTGAAGTTATTCCCGGTGTATTCTTTGAAGCCAATCAGCCGATACAGATGCGGTTTAATGAACTGATGACAGGTATCAGGCAGGATGTAGCCGTTAAGATATTCGGAGAAGACCTCGACAGTTTGTTGGTTTATGCCAATAAAGCGAATGCTATTATTCAAACAGTAGAAGGTGCGACTGCTCCGCAGGTAGAACGGGTAGCAGGTCTTCCCCAAATCAATATCGAATATGACCGTACCCGAATAGCCAATTACGGCTTGAATGTACAGGAAATAAACGATATTGTCAGCACTGCGTTCGCAGGTAAATCAGCAGGTGTGATTTATGAAAACGAACGAAGATTTGATTTGGTGGTACGGCTTGATGAAGCCCACCGCAGTTCCATTGAGGATGTGAGCAATCTGTTTATCCCACTACCAAACGGCGACCAAATACCGCTTTCACAGGTTGCAAACATTGATTACAAATTAGGGCCCGCACAAATCAGCCGTGAAGGCGGTAAACGCAGGATATATGTCGGCTTCAACGTACAGGGGCGGGATGTAGCCAGCGTTGTCAATGAAATTCAGGATAAATTGGCTGAACAGATTAAGCTACCGACAGGTTATTATTTTACTTATGGTGGTCAGTTTGAGAACCTCCAAAAAGCTACCGACAGATTGCTGATTGCTGTACCTATCGCATTGCTTTTGATTTTTATCCTGTTGTATTTCACATTCCATTCGTTTAAGGAAGCCGTTTTGGTATATACAGCTATCCCGATGAGTGCCATTGGAGGCGTATTTGCCCTGTTATTGCGGGATATGCCATTCAGCATATCAGCAGGTGTCGGATTTATCGCCCTGTTTGGTGTTGCTGTTCTGAATGGGATTGTACTGATTGCCACGTTCAATAGACTGGAAAAAGAGGGTTGGAACGAGATTATTCCGAGAATTATCGAGGGAGCTAAAACAAGGCTTAGACCTGTATTGATGACGGCATCTGTGGCAAGTTTAGGTTTTTTACCAATGGCGTTGAGTACAAGTGCAGGTGCAGAAGTACAAAAACCGTTGGCAACCGTGGTTATCGGTGGACTGATTTCGGCAACTGCCCTGACATTGTTCGTCCTGCCATTGCTGTACCTCGTATTTATGAGAAACCAAAAACCTCCGAAAAATAGTAAAACGAAAGCCATAGCACCCGTGCTGTTGCTGTTTGTGTTCTTGGGTTTTTCTCAAAACGGTAAGGCACAAACTCCGATGAGTGTAGATAGAGCTATTGAAGTAGCTGTGGAGACCAACCCTCAGCTACGTTCCAAAAATATGGATATTCAATCTGCCCAAAGCCTTAGCAAGACGGCGTATGAACTACCGAAGACCGATGTAAACTTCCAATACGGGAATAATGAGGGATTTGAATATAATGACGGTTTCCAAATTTCACAGACCATTCCCTTTCCGACACTTTTTGGGGTAAAGAAAAGCCTTGTCAAAGAGCAGGTCAAAGGGCAGGAATGGTCAAAGGCTTTGACAGAAAATGAACTGAAAAAGCAGGTAAGAACCTATTATTATCAGTTAGAGTATTTGGAGCATAATGCTTCGGTTTTGAAGCATTTGGATAGTATTTATGCCGACTTTATCCGTGTTGCGGAACTCCGGTATAAAACGGGAGATATAGGACGGATTGAAGTCAGTACGGCTGTTACCAAACAGGGGGAAATAAATATATTGCTCCAGCAAAACGAGGTTTTCAGGCAGAATGCCTATCAGAGCCTTAAAAACCTGATGCAGACACAGGAAGATTTTGCCATTGAACCCAAATCCGACTATGTACCATTACTGTTAACTTCTTTCATAGACAGTTCAGCTATTGAAAACCATCCAAGCATTCAGTTATTGTATCAGGAGGCTAAAATCGCTGAACAGAACAAGAAATTGGAACGGGCAAACAGCCTGCCTGATTTTACGTTCGGCTATAATAACATATCGCTGATAGGAATGCACAGTAAAAATGGTGTAGAGCAATTTTATGGCAGAGGACAGCGGTTTAGTTTTGTTGATGTAGGTATTACAATCCCCATTTTTACAACCACCAAAGCAAAAATCCGTTCCCTTGACTATCAGAAACAATCATTGGAACTGAATGCCCAATGGCAGCAGGAGCAGCTAAAAACGGAATTGGCAAATGCCCTGAAACAATACGAACAGAATGTTGCACAGTTTACCTATTTCAAGGAGCAGGCACTTCCCAATGCTGATGAAATCATCAATGCGGCAAAGTTAGGGTACAGTACCGG